A window of Vicia villosa cultivar HV-30 ecotype Madison, WI unplaced genomic scaffold, Vvil1.0 ctg.001467F_1_1, whole genome shotgun sequence contains these coding sequences:
- the LOC131635345 gene encoding uncharacterized protein LOC131635345, protein MSDHSSDTESQHSPKHSLPKTEIPQSVRTYHENHPVQITTIRLNGPNYFRWSQSVRLYLRGRGKIGYITGDKKQPDKEGADYDSWDAENSIVMTWLVNSMTEEIGANYLCYATAKDLWESVSQMYSDLDNQSQIYELTLQLGEIRQAEDSVTKYFNCLKRIWQDLDLFNVYEWKSPEDCKHYKKMVDVRRVFKFLVGLNIEFDEVRGRILGRNPIPPIGEVFAEVRREESRRQVMLGKKVAIVPPSVEGSALVVPQVNRKPFPNPRGGDKNHLVCDYCGQKRHTRQNCFKLHGRPNNRKAGRFGDRPTSTTNEAGSSPFTKEQMDHLFKLLKFNSSPNVPVGTVAQTGPELGEDDWNC, encoded by the coding sequence ATGTCTGATCACTCGTCTGATACAGAGTCCCAGCATTCGCCCAAACATTCTTTACCTAAAACTGAAATACCTCAATCTGTCAGAACATACCATGAAAACCACCCTGTTCAGATCACAACAATTCGACTGAACGGTCCTAATTATTTTCGGTGGTCACAGTCTGTCCGTTTGTATCTCAGGGGGAGAGGAAAAATTGGCTACATCACtggagacaagaaacaaccagaCAAGGAAGGTGCAGACTATGATAGTTGGGATGCTGAAAATTCCATAGTCATGACATGGTTAGTCAATTCCATGACTGAAGAGATAGGTGCAAACTATCTTTGTTATGCTACTGCAAAAGATCTTTGGGAAAGTGTCTCTCAGATGTATTCTGATTTGGACAACCAATCCCAAATTTATGAATTAACTCTCCAGCTTGGAGAAATTCGTCAAGCTGAAGATTCTGTTACCAAATACTTCAATTGTCTCAAGCGTATTTGGCAAGATTTGGATCTGTTCAATGTATATGAGTGGAAGTCACCCGAGGACTGCAAGCACTACAAGAAGATGGTGGATGTTCGTCGTGTCTTCAAGTTTCTTGTAGGTCTAAATATTGAGTTTGATGAGGTTCGTGGCCGAATTCTTGGCAGGAATCCTATCCCTCCAATTGGTGAAGTATTTGCTGAAGTGCGTCGCGAAGAGAGTCGCAGGCAGGTGATGCTTGGAAAAAAGGTTGCCATTGTCCCTCCATCAGTCGAAGGATCTGCATTGGTTGTTCCTCAAGTCAATCGCAAACCTTTCCCTAATCCACGAGGTGGTGACAAGAACCATTTAGTTTGCGACTACTGTGGTCAAAAGCGTCACACTCGGCAAAATTGTTTCAAACTACATGGTAGGCCAAATAATAGAAAAGCTGGAAGGTTTGGTGACCGCCCTACGTCTACAACCAATGAGGCTGGCTCGTCTCCATTTACTAAGGAGCAAATGGATCACCTTTTTAAACTTCTAAAGTTCAATTCATCACCTAATGTTCCTGTTGGAACAGTGGCACAAACAGGACCAGAACTCGGGGAAGATGATTGGAACTGCTAG
- the LOC131635344 gene encoding phosphoinositide phosphatase SAC8-like isoform X2, whose product MDVTESPSDSSERFKLYDELELQEFQDKFVIKSHQSPNHGFWISRVDGNINSLDGDTVSESPTKTSTIYGVVGTIRLVVGTYAIVITSRKEVGSFLGFPVYRLMSMRVLACNEALKFSTPQEKRDEEYFLTLLKIVESMPGLYYSYETDITLNLQRRSKLVEGWMSKPLWKQADPRYVWNKHLMEELIEFKLDRFILPLVQGSFQTAELKPKDLSAKLTLISRRCTRRLGTRMWRRGANFEGDTANFIETEQLLETEDFSFSFLQVRGSVPLLWEQIVDLSYKPHLRVINHEQTPNIVDRHFHDLSQRYGEIIAVDLTDKHGEEGQLSAAYAAEMQNQQNVRYVPFDFHFHCGNSNDGMKILYDQISEDFQKQRYFMIDRKGDILEEQKGIIRANCIDSLDRTNVTQCYMAQKALNLQLQRIGVLTCSECISMFDKENGKFRILWAEQGDEISQEYAGTNALKGDLVRYGKKTLAGLIKDGISAVSRYYLNNFHDGIRQDALDLISGHYTVRRNAPSPFQRNSFEPLSYLPVASVLIIGSLTATSFTLHQAGRNTQQYVSSVICAGITAGIMAIVKANGRQFCSRPRLCGLL is encoded by the exons ATGGACGTCACTGAATCCCCTTCAGATTCTTCTGAAAGATTCAAGCTTTACGATGAGCTTGAATTGCAAGAGTTTCAGGACAAATTTGTAATCAAATCCCATCAATCTCCGAATCATGGATTCTGGATTAGTCGTGTTGATGGAAACATCAATTCCCTTGATg GTGACACAGTCTCAGAAAGTCCAACAAAGACGTCTACGATTTATGGTGTTGTGGGAACAATAAGATTGGTTGTAG GAACTTATGCTATTGTAATAACTTCTCGTAAGGAAGTTGGAAGTTTCCTTGGTTTTCCAGTGTATCGCTTGATGTCTATGAGAGTTCTTGCATGTAATGAGGCTCTGAAGTTTTCAACTCCTCAAGAA AAACGGGATGAAGAATACTTCTTGACATTGTTGAAAATAGTAGAGTCAATGCCAGGCCTATACTATTCTTATGAAACAGATATTACATTAAA CTTGCAGAGAAGAAGCAAGTTAGTTGAAGGGTGGATGAGTAAGCCACTATGGAAGCAG GCTGACCCGCGATATGTATGGAACAAGCATCTTATGGAGGAGCTCATTGAGTTTAAG CTTGACAGATTCATCTTGCCCCTAGTACAAGGG AGCTTCCAAACAGCTGAGCTGAAACCAAAAGACTTGTCTGCTAAACTGACATTAATATCAAGGAGATGTACACGACGTCTAG GAACTAGAATGTGGAGAAGAGGAGCTAACTTTGAAGGGGACACTGCCAATTTCATTGAAACTGAACAGTTACTTGAAACTGAAGATTTCAGTTTCTCATTTTTGCAG GTGCGAGGTTCAGTTCCTCTTTTGTGGGAGCAGATTGTTGATCTAAGCTATAAACCACACCTTAGGGTTATTAATCATGAGCAAACA CCAAATATTGTGGATCGTCATTTCCACGATCTCTCACAAAGATACGGAGAGATAATAGCGGTTGATTTAACTGACAAA CATGGTGAAGAAGGTCAATTAAGTGCAGCATACGCCGCTGaaatgcaaaatcagcaaaatgtGAG ATATGTGCCTTTTGATTTCCATTTCCACTGTGGGAACTCAAATGATGGTATGAAAATCCTttacgatcaaatttcagaggattttcaaaaacaaag ATACTTCATGATAGATAGAAAAGGAGATATACTAGAGGAGCAGAAAGGGATTATCAGAGCAAACTGCATCGATTCCCTTGATCGAACAAATGTTACTCAG TGTTATATGGCACAGAAGGCATTAAATCTTCAATTGCAGAGAATTGGAGTTCTTACCTGCTCCGAGTGCATTTCAATGTTTGACAAGGAAAATGGAAAATTTAGAATAT tatGGGCAGAGCAAGGTGATGAGATAAGCCAGGAGTATGCTGGGACTAATGCTCTCAAAGGAGACTTAGTTAG ATATGGAAAGAAAACCCTAGCTGGATTAATCAAAGACGGGATTAGTGCAGTTTCGCGCTATTACTTGAATAATTTTCACGATGGAATTCGGCAG GATGCTCTGGATCTGATAAGCGGTCACTATACTGTCCGAAGAAATGCTCCTTCTCCTTTTCAACGAAATAGCTTTGAACCTTTATCT TACCTCCCTGTGGCATCAGTTTTGATCATTGGTAGTTTGACAGCAACTTCCTTCACTCTTCATCAAG CGGGCCGAAACACGCAGCAGTATGTGTCTTCTGTAATCTGTGCTGGAATAACTGCTGGAATCATGGCAATAGTCAAAGCTAATGGAAGACAGTTCTGCTCAAGGCCCCGATTGTGTGGTCTCTTGTGA
- the LOC131635344 gene encoding phosphoinositide phosphatase SAC8-like isoform X1, with translation MDVTESPSDSSERFKLYDELELQEFQDKFVIKSHQSPNHGFWISRVDGNINSLDGDTVSESPTKTSTIYGVVGTIRLVVGTYAIVITSRKEVGSFLGFPVYRLMSMRVLACNEALKFSTPQEKRDEEYFLTLLKIVESMPGLYYSYETDITLNLQRRSKLVEGWMSKPLWKQADPRYVWNKHLMEELIEFKLDRFILPLVQGSFQTAELKPKDLSAKLTLISRRCTRRLGTRMWRRGANFEGDTANFIETEQLLETEDFSFSFLQVRGSVPLLWEQIVDLSYKPHLRVINHEQTPNIVDRHFHDLSQRYGEIIAVDLTDKHGEEGQLSAAYAAEMQNQQNVRYVPFDFHFHCGNSNDGMKILYDQISEDFQKQRYFMIDRKGDILEEQKGIIRANCIDSLDRTNVTQCYMAQKALNLQLQRIGVLTCSECISMFDKENGKFRILWAEQGDEISQEYAGTNALKGDLVRYGKKTLAGLIKDGISAVSRYYLNNFHDGIRQDALDLISGHYTVRRNAPSPFQRNSFEPLSKNVTLQYLPVASVLIIGSLTATSFTLHQAGRNTQQYVSSVICAGITAGIMAIVKANGRQFCSRPRLCGLL, from the exons ATGGACGTCACTGAATCCCCTTCAGATTCTTCTGAAAGATTCAAGCTTTACGATGAGCTTGAATTGCAAGAGTTTCAGGACAAATTTGTAATCAAATCCCATCAATCTCCGAATCATGGATTCTGGATTAGTCGTGTTGATGGAAACATCAATTCCCTTGATg GTGACACAGTCTCAGAAAGTCCAACAAAGACGTCTACGATTTATGGTGTTGTGGGAACAATAAGATTGGTTGTAG GAACTTATGCTATTGTAATAACTTCTCGTAAGGAAGTTGGAAGTTTCCTTGGTTTTCCAGTGTATCGCTTGATGTCTATGAGAGTTCTTGCATGTAATGAGGCTCTGAAGTTTTCAACTCCTCAAGAA AAACGGGATGAAGAATACTTCTTGACATTGTTGAAAATAGTAGAGTCAATGCCAGGCCTATACTATTCTTATGAAACAGATATTACATTAAA CTTGCAGAGAAGAAGCAAGTTAGTTGAAGGGTGGATGAGTAAGCCACTATGGAAGCAG GCTGACCCGCGATATGTATGGAACAAGCATCTTATGGAGGAGCTCATTGAGTTTAAG CTTGACAGATTCATCTTGCCCCTAGTACAAGGG AGCTTCCAAACAGCTGAGCTGAAACCAAAAGACTTGTCTGCTAAACTGACATTAATATCAAGGAGATGTACACGACGTCTAG GAACTAGAATGTGGAGAAGAGGAGCTAACTTTGAAGGGGACACTGCCAATTTCATTGAAACTGAACAGTTACTTGAAACTGAAGATTTCAGTTTCTCATTTTTGCAG GTGCGAGGTTCAGTTCCTCTTTTGTGGGAGCAGATTGTTGATCTAAGCTATAAACCACACCTTAGGGTTATTAATCATGAGCAAACA CCAAATATTGTGGATCGTCATTTCCACGATCTCTCACAAAGATACGGAGAGATAATAGCGGTTGATTTAACTGACAAA CATGGTGAAGAAGGTCAATTAAGTGCAGCATACGCCGCTGaaatgcaaaatcagcaaaatgtGAG ATATGTGCCTTTTGATTTCCATTTCCACTGTGGGAACTCAAATGATGGTATGAAAATCCTttacgatcaaatttcagaggattttcaaaaacaaag ATACTTCATGATAGATAGAAAAGGAGATATACTAGAGGAGCAGAAAGGGATTATCAGAGCAAACTGCATCGATTCCCTTGATCGAACAAATGTTACTCAG TGTTATATGGCACAGAAGGCATTAAATCTTCAATTGCAGAGAATTGGAGTTCTTACCTGCTCCGAGTGCATTTCAATGTTTGACAAGGAAAATGGAAAATTTAGAATAT tatGGGCAGAGCAAGGTGATGAGATAAGCCAGGAGTATGCTGGGACTAATGCTCTCAAAGGAGACTTAGTTAG ATATGGAAAGAAAACCCTAGCTGGATTAATCAAAGACGGGATTAGTGCAGTTTCGCGCTATTACTTGAATAATTTTCACGATGGAATTCGGCAG GATGCTCTGGATCTGATAAGCGGTCACTATACTGTCCGAAGAAATGCTCCTTCTCCTTTTCAACGAAATAGCTTTGAACCTTTATCT AAAAATGTAACTTTGCAGTACCTCCCTGTGGCATCAGTTTTGATCATTGGTAGTTTGACAGCAACTTCCTTCACTCTTCATCAAG CGGGCCGAAACACGCAGCAGTATGTGTCTTCTGTAATCTGTGCTGGAATAACTGCTGGAATCATGGCAATAGTCAAAGCTAATGGAAGACAGTTCTGCTCAAGGCCCCGATTGTGTGGTCTCTTGTGA
- the LOC131635344 gene encoding phosphoinositide phosphatase SAC8-like isoform X3, producing MSMRVLACNEALKFSTPQEKRDEEYFLTLLKIVESMPGLYYSYETDITLNLQRRSKLVEGWMSKPLWKQADPRYVWNKHLMEELIEFKLDRFILPLVQGSFQTAELKPKDLSAKLTLISRRCTRRLGTRMWRRGANFEGDTANFIETEQLLETEDFSFSFLQVRGSVPLLWEQIVDLSYKPHLRVINHEQTPNIVDRHFHDLSQRYGEIIAVDLTDKHGEEGQLSAAYAAEMQNQQNVRYVPFDFHFHCGNSNDGMKILYDQISEDFQKQRYFMIDRKGDILEEQKGIIRANCIDSLDRTNVTQCYMAQKALNLQLQRIGVLTCSECISMFDKENGKFRILWAEQGDEISQEYAGTNALKGDLVRYGKKTLAGLIKDGISAVSRYYLNNFHDGIRQDALDLISGHYTVRRNAPSPFQRNSFEPLSKNVTLQYLPVASVLIIGSLTATSFTLHQAGRNTQQYVSSVICAGITAGIMAIVKANGRQFCSRPRLCGLL from the exons ATGTCTATGAGAGTTCTTGCATGTAATGAGGCTCTGAAGTTTTCAACTCCTCAAGAA AAACGGGATGAAGAATACTTCTTGACATTGTTGAAAATAGTAGAGTCAATGCCAGGCCTATACTATTCTTATGAAACAGATATTACATTAAA CTTGCAGAGAAGAAGCAAGTTAGTTGAAGGGTGGATGAGTAAGCCACTATGGAAGCAG GCTGACCCGCGATATGTATGGAACAAGCATCTTATGGAGGAGCTCATTGAGTTTAAG CTTGACAGATTCATCTTGCCCCTAGTACAAGGG AGCTTCCAAACAGCTGAGCTGAAACCAAAAGACTTGTCTGCTAAACTGACATTAATATCAAGGAGATGTACACGACGTCTAG GAACTAGAATGTGGAGAAGAGGAGCTAACTTTGAAGGGGACACTGCCAATTTCATTGAAACTGAACAGTTACTTGAAACTGAAGATTTCAGTTTCTCATTTTTGCAG GTGCGAGGTTCAGTTCCTCTTTTGTGGGAGCAGATTGTTGATCTAAGCTATAAACCACACCTTAGGGTTATTAATCATGAGCAAACA CCAAATATTGTGGATCGTCATTTCCACGATCTCTCACAAAGATACGGAGAGATAATAGCGGTTGATTTAACTGACAAA CATGGTGAAGAAGGTCAATTAAGTGCAGCATACGCCGCTGaaatgcaaaatcagcaaaatgtGAG ATATGTGCCTTTTGATTTCCATTTCCACTGTGGGAACTCAAATGATGGTATGAAAATCCTttacgatcaaatttcagaggattttcaaaaacaaag ATACTTCATGATAGATAGAAAAGGAGATATACTAGAGGAGCAGAAAGGGATTATCAGAGCAAACTGCATCGATTCCCTTGATCGAACAAATGTTACTCAG TGTTATATGGCACAGAAGGCATTAAATCTTCAATTGCAGAGAATTGGAGTTCTTACCTGCTCCGAGTGCATTTCAATGTTTGACAAGGAAAATGGAAAATTTAGAATAT tatGGGCAGAGCAAGGTGATGAGATAAGCCAGGAGTATGCTGGGACTAATGCTCTCAAAGGAGACTTAGTTAG ATATGGAAAGAAAACCCTAGCTGGATTAATCAAAGACGGGATTAGTGCAGTTTCGCGCTATTACTTGAATAATTTTCACGATGGAATTCGGCAG GATGCTCTGGATCTGATAAGCGGTCACTATACTGTCCGAAGAAATGCTCCTTCTCCTTTTCAACGAAATAGCTTTGAACCTTTATCT AAAAATGTAACTTTGCAGTACCTCCCTGTGGCATCAGTTTTGATCATTGGTAGTTTGACAGCAACTTCCTTCACTCTTCATCAAG CGGGCCGAAACACGCAGCAGTATGTGTCTTCTGTAATCTGTGCTGGAATAACTGCTGGAATCATGGCAATAGTCAAAGCTAATGGAAGACAGTTCTGCTCAAGGCCCCGATTGTGTGGTCTCTTGTGA